Proteins encoded within one genomic window of Cellulomonas xiejunii:
- the rfbF gene encoding glucose-1-phosphate cytidylyltransferase, with translation MDHTTMKAVLLAGGLGTRMREETEFRPKPMVEIGGKPVLWHLMKVFAAHDVTEFVICAGYKGEQIKEYFLNYAAHNTDFTITLGRSGDVKFHDDHLEREWVVTVVDTGQGTLTAGRVERIEPYVKGERFMVTYGDGLADIDLGALQSFHEGHGHKATITTVRPLSRFGLVDVDGNGLVTRFREKPQMEDWVSAGFFVFEPDVFDYLRDSDEKMLEHEPLAALAAEGELAAYRHDGFWQPMDTYRESQLLNEMWEGGEAPWKVWA, from the coding sequence GTGGATCACACGACTATGAAGGCTGTGCTTCTGGCGGGCGGACTCGGCACGAGGATGCGCGAAGAGACCGAGTTCCGTCCCAAGCCCATGGTCGAGATCGGCGGCAAGCCGGTGCTCTGGCACCTCATGAAGGTGTTCGCGGCGCACGACGTGACCGAGTTCGTGATCTGCGCCGGCTACAAGGGTGAGCAGATCAAGGAGTACTTCCTCAACTACGCCGCTCACAACACGGACTTCACCATCACCCTGGGCAGGTCCGGTGACGTGAAGTTCCACGACGACCACCTCGAGCGGGAGTGGGTGGTCACCGTCGTCGACACCGGCCAGGGCACCCTGACCGCCGGGCGGGTGGAGCGCATCGAGCCCTACGTCAAGGGCGAGCGCTTCATGGTGACCTACGGTGACGGGCTCGCCGACATCGACCTCGGTGCCTTGCAGTCCTTCCACGAGGGGCACGGGCACAAGGCGACCATCACGACGGTGCGCCCTCTGTCGAGGTTCGGGCTGGTCGACGTCGACGGGAACGGGCTGGTCACGCGCTTCCGCGAGAAGCCGCAGATGGAGGACTGGGTGAGCGCGGGGTTCTTCGTGTTCGAGCCGGACGTGTTCGACTACCTGCGGGACAGCGACGAGAAGATGCTCGAGCACGAGCCGCTGGCCGCCCTCGCTGCTGAGGGCGAGCTCGCTGCGTACCGTCACGACGGGTTCTGGCAGCCCATGGACACGTACCGCGAGTCGCAGCTGCTGAACGAGATGTGGGAGGGCGGAGAGGCGCCGTGGAAGGTGTGGGCGTGA